From Camelina sativa cultivar DH55 chromosome 7, Cs, whole genome shotgun sequence, one genomic window encodes:
- the LOC109125445 gene encoding uncharacterized protein LOC109125445 — protein sequence MIDSPCNLCGHKLIAPFYSCPTCEFKVDLTCGMKPSPPTIERPMCHEHPLVFLKIREDEAKVSCELCKKSIEGPSYACLGCYVYFHVNCVHLSTEVHHPCHSSHPLKLIASYTLTDDAEKSCLICEQPKGVVYHCSTCNFTTCVSCTKNPPPLVIEHTKTHEHPLTRFSKRFSYTCDVCGHSGASYSNCGVCHQYISQYKRAYSCSVCPNYAVHFSCAFSGWDGIEYEGKPEIIEDIAPYKVVGDNLICHFSHDKHPLKIHTGDIIHDEHKRCAACINPLGFGSIYVCEECCFFLHGKCANLPIKKIFVFDFLKYTLKAVRGVSYCNFCKTLSGGFKYIAQGRGDINVHCGSLSEPFVYNGHIHPLYLKLVQGFCGGCNIKVEGYAMCCDNYDFCLCLYCASLPEMIWQKNDEHPLTLCSGVKESSKYWCDHCEGEINPNVWFYTCFDCGVTIHAHCILGDFSRLMPGHIIYFMGIILEVVLNNHNTRLLCSQCHSRCKASVILKDY from the exons ATGATAGATAGTCCATGTAATTTGTGTGGACACAAGCTAATTGCTCCCTTCTATAGTTGCCCCACATGTGAATTTAAGGTGGATTTGACTTGTGGGATGAAACCATCACCGCCTACTATCGAGCGTCCAATGTGTCATGAACATCCACTCGTCTTCTTAAAGATACGAGAGGATGAGGCAAAAGTTTCATGTGAATTATGCAAGAAATCTATTGAAGGACCTTCGTATGCTTGTCTTGGATGCTATGTGTACTTCCACGTGAATTGTGTCCATCTCTCGACAGAGGTACATCATCCTTGTCACTCTAGTCACCCTCTCAAACTCATTGCATCTTACACACTTACGGATGATGCCGAGAAGTCTTGTCTAATATGTGAACAACCAAAAGGAGTGGTTTATCATTGTTCTACTTGTAATTTTACTACATGCGTTAGCTGTACCAAAAATCCACCACCCCTTGTTATTGAACATACCAAGACCCACGAGCATCCGCTTACTCGCTTTTCTAAGAGATTTTCATATACTTGTGATGTCTGCGG TCATAGTGGCGCTAGTTATTCAAATTGCGGTGTCTGCCACCAATATATAAGTCAGTATAAGAGAGCTTATTCTTGTTCTGTTTGCCCTAACTATGCAGTTCATTTTTCATGTGCGTTTAGCGGTTGGGATGGTATAGAATATGAAGGGAAACCTGAGATCATAGAAGATATTGCACCATACAAGGTGGTGGGTGATAACTTGATATGTCATTTTAGTcatgacaaacatcctttaaaGATTCACACGGGAGATATAATTCATGATGAGCACAAACGATGTGCAGCATGTATCAATCCACTTGGATTTGGCTCCATCTATGTTTGTGAGGAATGTTGTTTCTTTCTCCATGGAAAGTGTGCCAATCTCCCTATAAAgaaaatttttgtatttgacTTCTTAAAATACACGTTAAAAGCTGTTCGAGGAGTTAGTTACTGCAACTTTTGTAAAACATTATCTGGTGGTTTCAAGTACATAGCGCAAGGAAGGGGGGATATAAATGTACATTGTGGTTCCTTATCTGAGCCTTTCGTCTATAATGGCCATATACATCCCCTATATTTAAAACTAGTTCAAGGCTTTTGCGGAGGATGCAATATCAAAGTAGAAGGTTATGCCATGTGTTGTGATAATTATgacttttgtttgtgtttgtattgTGCTAGTTTGCCAGAAATGATATGGCAAAAGAATGATGAACACCCGCTCACTTTATGTTCTGGCGTAAAGGAAAGCAGCAAATATTGGTGTGACCATTGTGAGGGAGAAATAAATCCAAATGTATGGTTTTATACATGCTTTGATTGTGGAGTAACCATACACGCTCATTGTATACTAGGAGATTTCTCACGACTCATGCCAGGACACATAATCTACTTTATGGGAATAATACTTGAGGTGGTTCTAAATAATCACAACACTCGACTATTATGCAGCCAGTGTCACTCTAGATGCAAGGCCTCCGTTATTCTAAAAGATT ACTAA